In Candidatus Zixiibacteriota bacterium, the genomic window GGCACGACGCTACCATTCTGGCTCCGCCCACCGGGTTTCTCGTTCAGGTGGCTTGGTGCCATTGAGTTTCTTTTCGCTACTGTTTTATTCCACACTGGATTCTCGTTTCTGCAGGCATGGTTCGAAGGCCGGTCCACAACCAAGTGGTCAAAACCCCGGCTCCTAAGATACGCAGGTATGTGCATCGTTGTGGCGTGCCTCCTGGGTCTGCACCTAAACAACGGTCTGATTCTACACAACGGTGTTCCCAGGAGCATCTTCATTGTTTACGGCATTACTGCGCTCTTCGTAGGTGTGCTCTACGTCGCGCCGCCGTTCAATTTCTGTCGGCGAGTTGGCGGCGAGATCGTCATCTCTGAAAGCCTTGGCATGATTCCTGTTCTTGGAGCATACCTTGTCCAGGTCGGTGACATCACACGTACGGTGTATCTTGCTTCGCTACCGATAGTTGTCGCGACCGGCTTGTGGGTTTGGATAGATGAACTCGCTAGCAGAATAGATGATGAAAAAACAGGGCGCAAGACGATGGTTATTGATTTTGGCCCGCGCTTCTCTGGCCGCTATGGTGTTCTCGCACTCTCGATGCTATTTTTCACGACGTTACTCCTTGCTGTATTCTCAGCATCAATAATCCCACTGACACTAATCATGCTGCTTTTGGTCGGACTCGTGTGGAAAATCGTGACCGTATCCTGGAACGAGTACTCGTGCTCGGACCGGATGATTGATGTACGAAAAAACGCGTTCATGTTACATCTCGCTACATGCAGCATCATTGCCGCGTCATCACTGGTAACACAGCTCCCCTAGATTTCTGGATACATCTTAATTTTGCATGGTTGCGATATATCAGTTGAGTTATGTTGCGATGAAAGTCAGATTGGTGAGTGGCAGGTGCACCTAACCCCAATTGCAGCCGACCCGCCTGTGTGTACTACTTCACAATTTTGGTAACAGGTTTAAACCCGCGTAGGGGCGGAGTTCATCTCCGCCCGAAGGTGATGGGTGGAGGCAAGCTCCACCCCTACGCGAGATCTCTTTAAATAACAACACCTTCTTAAA contains:
- a CDS encoding prenyltransferase, whose product is MTKIAQDKLPAGEPFEGISGFLYFAGFRYWTASLLPALVGTTLPFWLRPPGFSFRWLGAIEFLFATVLFHTGFSFLQAWFEGRSTTKWSKPRLLRYAGMCIVVACLLGLHLNNGLILHNGVPRSIFIVYGITALFVGVLYVAPPFNFCRRVGGEIVISESLGMIPVLGAYLVQVGDITRTVYLASLPIVVATGLWVWIDELASRIDDEKTGRKTMVIDFGPRFSGRYGVLALSMLFFTTLLLAVFSASIIPLTLIMLLLVGLVWKIVTVSWNEYSCSDRMIDVRKNAFMLHLATCSIIAASSLVTQLP